One Trichomycterus rosablanca isolate fTriRos1 chromosome 12, fTriRos1.hap1, whole genome shotgun sequence DNA window includes the following coding sequences:
- the hsd3b1 gene encoding hydroxy-delta-5-steroid dehydrogenase, 3 beta- and steroid delta-isomerase 1, whose protein sequence is MPLSGEVCVVTGACGFLGGKLVRLLLEEEKLTEIRLLDKNIRPELIQSLEGCRGEAKLSVFEGDIRDSELLKSLCRGVSLVFHTASLIDVTGAIAYSKLHEVNVKGTQLLLEACMQENVASFIYTSSIEVAGPNHHGDPIINGNEDTEYLACLKFPYSQSKKEAERLCLNAQGEMLQNGGRLATCALRPMYIYGEGCRFTLGHMRDGIRNGDVLLRTSKPEAKVNPVYVGNVALAHLQAARALRDPEKRSVVGGNFYYISDDTPPVSYSDFNHAVLSPLGFSIQERPSLPFSILYIICFLMEVLKAVLYPILRFTPPLNRQLLIMLNTPFTFSYQKAKQDLGYAPRYDWAEARKRTTDWLASVLPRERERINAK, encoded by the exons ATGCCTCTGTCAGGAGAAGTGTGTGTGGTAACTGGAGCATGTGGCTTTCTTGGTGGAAAGCTGGTTAGGCTGTTACTGGAGGAAGAAAAACTCACAGAGATTCGACTCCTAGACAAAAACATTCGACCTGAACTCATTCAGTCTCTGGAAG GTTGCCGGGGTGAGGCAAAACTGAGTGTGTTTGAAGGGGACATCAGGGACAGTGAGCTGTTAAAGAGTCTGTGTAGAGGAGTGTCCCTTGTTTTTCACACTGCCTCACTTATTGATGTCACAGGAGCTATTGCCTATAGCAAACTGCATGAAGTGAACGTCAAAG GCACTCAGCTGCTCCTAGAAGCGTGTATGCAGGAGAATGTTGCTTCCTTCATATACACCAGCAGCATTGAAGTTGCAGGTCCAAATCATCACGGTGACCCTATCATCAATGGTAATGAGGACACAGAGTACCTCGCCTGCTTAAAGTTTCCCTACAGCCAAAGCAAAAAAGAAGCTGAACGGCTTTGCCTTAACGCCCAGGGTGAAATGCTTCAAAATGGTGGCCGGCTGGCTACCTGTGCTCTGAGGCCCATGTATATCTATGGAGAGGGTTGCCGATTTACCTTAGGACATATGAGGGATGGAATTAGAAATGGTGATGTGTTGCTGCGGACTTCAAAACCCGAGGCTAAAGTCAATCCAGTGTACGTGGGAAATGTGGCTCTCGCACATTTGCAAGCCGCTCGAGCGCTGAGAGACCCAGAGAAGAGATCTGTGGTCGGTGGAAACTTTTACTACATCTCAGATGACACGCCACCTGTCAGCTATTCTGACTTTAATCATGCCGTTCTGTCACCGCTGGGCTTTAGCATACAGGAGAGGCCTAGTTTACCTTTCTCTATCCTCTACATCATTTGCTTTCTCATGGAAGTGCTCAAAGCTGTGCTTTATCCCATTCTCCGCTTCACACCACCACTAAACAGGCAGCTTCTAATCATGCTTAACACACCCTTTACTTTTTCATATCAAAAGGCCAAACAAGATTTGGGATATGCTCCTCGTTATGACTGGGCAGAGGCACGCAAAAGAACTACTGATTGGCTGGCGTCTGTCTTACctagagaaagagaaagaattaATGCAAAATAA